The sequence AGCTCGAAGTCGTCTTCGTGGCATACAATTTAACGAATGTTGTGAACGCATCGACGACAAGGAACACGTATTTCTTGACTACTTTCGCATTTGAATTATCAACAGGACCAAAGTGGTCAATGTGTGCAGTCGCAAAAGGCACGTTACCCTTAGGGAAAATATGTAAATATCTTTCGGCTCTTACAGTAGTAGGTGAAAAGGAGATACACTTCAAGCAATTTCGCATGTAATTGTCCACTTTCTCATTTAAATTCGAAAACCAATACGTTCTACTGTTAACCTCTTTAGTTTTAGCAGGGCCCACATGAC is a genomic window of Belonocnema kinseyi isolate 2016_QV_RU_SX_M_011 chromosome 8, B_treatae_v1, whole genome shotgun sequence containing:
- the LOC117178514 gene encoding uncharacterized protein LOC117178514, with the translated sequence MEKQVLFKYNDQMGHVGPAKTKEVNSRTYWFSNLNEKVDNYMRNCLKCISFSPTTVRAERYLHIFPKGNVPFATAHIDHFGPVDNSNAKVVKKYVFLVVDAFTTFVKLYATKTTSS